The following are encoded together in the Paraburkholderia sp. BL10I2N1 genome:
- a CDS encoding SLC13 family permease gives MHSDLVAVLVLLGAAIAMFVIGRPRIDAVALIMIVSLPATGVITINEALAGFSDPAVVLIAALFVLGEGLVRTGVAQSVGDWLVATSGSSETRLLVLLMVCVGVMGSIMSTTAVVAIFVPVALHVVQKTGTPASRLMMPMSVAGLISGMMTLVATAPNLVVNSELMRIGEQGFGFFTFTPIGAPVLALGIAYMVVVRRRLGSSTAARRADGPTLQDWVAQYGLQDRAFRLSVERSSPLVGETLGSLGLHAAPDAHVIAVERFQRFKREVLHALSSTEVRAGDILLVDVDAKGFDIDALCERFVLQRLPMAGTYFTDQSRDVGMAEAIIPVDSHLVGMKPDKSPLLMQHGLSVVGLRRGRVTHDHGLENATLKVGDTLLLVGPWAAFRALRKEGHDLIALSLPVEGRTLVPVPDRAPHAIACLLLVLILMVTGVLPYVQSVLIGCLLMGLFRCIDLDSAYRAIHWRTLILIVGMLPFALALKRTGGMDLGADAMLALVGTASIRAVLATVFAMTALIGLAISNTATAVLMAPVAVALASHLHASPYPFGMMVALGASSAFATPISPVNTLVSTFGNYSLADFVKVGAPFTLVVMAVSVLLVPWMLPAY, from the coding sequence ATGCACTCCGACCTCGTCGCAGTTCTTGTGCTGCTCGGCGCCGCCATTGCGATGTTTGTCATCGGCAGACCTCGGATCGACGCGGTCGCGCTGATCATGATCGTGTCGCTACCGGCGACCGGCGTCATCACGATCAACGAGGCGCTCGCGGGTTTTAGCGATCCGGCCGTCGTCCTGATCGCCGCGCTCTTTGTGCTGGGCGAAGGGCTGGTACGCACCGGCGTGGCGCAAAGCGTCGGGGACTGGCTCGTGGCAACCAGCGGCAGCAGCGAAACCCGCCTGCTCGTTCTGCTGATGGTCTGCGTCGGCGTGATGGGCTCGATCATGAGTACGACCGCTGTGGTGGCCATCTTCGTTCCGGTGGCGCTGCATGTCGTGCAGAAGACGGGTACTCCCGCCAGCCGCCTGATGATGCCGATGAGCGTCGCCGGGCTGATCAGCGGCATGATGACGCTGGTGGCCACCGCACCGAATCTGGTGGTCAACAGCGAATTGATGCGTATCGGCGAGCAGGGCTTCGGCTTCTTCACGTTCACACCGATCGGCGCGCCCGTGCTTGCGCTCGGCATTGCCTATATGGTCGTGGTACGGCGCAGACTGGGCAGCAGCACAGCGGCGCGCCGTGCAGACGGTCCAACGCTGCAGGACTGGGTGGCGCAATATGGCCTGCAGGACCGCGCGTTCCGGCTGAGTGTCGAACGCTCGTCGCCGCTGGTGGGCGAAACGCTCGGCAGTCTTGGCCTGCACGCCGCGCCGGACGCCCATGTGATCGCGGTCGAACGGTTCCAGCGTTTCAAAAGAGAAGTGCTGCACGCCTTGTCGAGCACCGAAGTGCGCGCGGGCGACATCCTGCTTGTCGACGTCGACGCAAAGGGATTCGACATCGACGCGTTGTGCGAGCGGTTTGTCTTGCAGCGGCTACCGATGGCCGGAACCTACTTTACCGATCAATCACGCGACGTCGGCATGGCTGAGGCCATCATCCCAGTGGACTCTCACCTGGTTGGCATGAAGCCCGACAAGTCGCCATTGCTTATGCAGCATGGACTGAGCGTGGTCGGCCTGCGCCGTGGACGGGTCACGCACGATCATGGGCTCGAGAACGCCACACTGAAGGTTGGCGATACGCTACTTCTGGTCGGGCCATGGGCGGCCTTTCGGGCACTGCGCAAGGAGGGGCACGATCTGATTGCGCTCAGCCTGCCGGTGGAAGGTCGCACGCTCGTCCCCGTGCCCGACCGGGCGCCGCACGCGATCGCCTGTTTGCTGCTGGTGCTCATACTGATGGTGACCGGGGTTCTGCCCTATGTTCAGTCGGTGCTGATCGGTTGTCTGCTGATGGGGCTCTTCCGTTGTATCGATCTCGATTCGGCTTATCGGGCGATTCACTGGCGCACCCTGATACTGATCGTCGGCATGCTGCCGTTTGCGCTGGCGCTGAAACGGACAGGCGGGATGGACCTGGGCGCCGACGCGATGCTTGCGCTGGTTGGCACCGCAAGCATCAGAGCCGTGCTGGCGACCGTCTTCGCGATGACCGCGCTCATCGGTCTTGCCATTTCAAACACCGCCACGGCGGTATTGATGGCGCCCGTTGCTGTTGCGCTCGCCAGCCATCTGCATGCGTCGCCTTACCCTTTCGGCATGATGGTCGCGCTGGGCGCGTCATCGGCCTTCGCGACGCCCATTTCGCCGGTCAATACGCTTGTCAGCACGTTTGGCAATTACAGCCTTGCCGATTTCGTCAAGGTTGGCGCACCGTTCACGCTGGTCGTGATGGCGGTTAGCGTGCTGCTTGTTCCCTGGATGCTACCGGCATACTGA
- a CDS encoding ABC-type transport auxiliary lipoprotein family protein yields the protein MSCSIRRLVSGGAALTVALALGVLAGCIGTRGVVEDIRYDFGPPAPLAVASTMPAVKVLDVTAPESLSTDNLNYRLGFADAQRLASYSGSHWTMPPSQLLTQRLRTALSSRGTVLTGADGVHAPVLRVDLQEFEQVFDGQADSHGAVAARATLFQDGKVVGQRTFVARAPASSPDAAGGARALAAASDDLVAQVINWVGTQPLHA from the coding sequence ATGTCATGCTCAATTCGTCGTTTGGTTTCCGGTGGCGCCGCGCTGACCGTCGCGCTTGCTCTCGGCGTTCTTGCCGGGTGCATCGGTACGAGGGGTGTGGTGGAGGACATTCGCTATGACTTCGGTCCGCCAGCGCCGCTTGCTGTGGCAAGCACGATGCCGGCGGTCAAGGTGCTGGACGTGACCGCACCCGAGTCGCTCAGTACGGACAACCTGAACTACCGGCTGGGTTTTGCCGATGCCCAGCGGCTGGCATCGTATTCGGGCAGTCACTGGACGATGCCGCCGTCGCAATTGCTGACGCAGCGTCTGCGCACCGCGCTCAGCTCACGCGGCACCGTATTGACCGGCGCCGATGGCGTGCACGCGCCGGTCCTGCGGGTCGATCTGCAGGAGTTCGAACAGGTGTTCGACGGCCAGGCCGATAGCCACGGCGCCGTCGCCGCGCGCGCCACGTTGTTTCAGGACGGCAAGGTGGTCGGGCAGCGCACGTTCGTCGCGCGTGCGCCCGCCAGTTCGCCCGATGCCGCAGGCGGTGCCCGCGCACTGGCCGCCGCCAGCGACGATCTCGTCGCGCAGGTCATCAACTGGGTTGGCACGCAGCCGTTGCATGCGTGA
- a CDS encoding MlaD family protein: MENKSHAFWAGLFTVALTLTIAVVAFLFNVDRSVREPYDLIARTSVTGLYADAAVRFRGLDVGRVQSIKFDRDHPGQIVIRIMVDQHAPITHSTFGTLALQGVTGLAFVQLDDTGKDLSPLSTSAKQVAQLPMRPGLFDQLQLRGDILLRKLERVADDVHDMLSPEMHAQLQATITSLQHAADGVATLSQQMGPAAGKLPATLNQLDHMLASTNQMITNLNRPNGPFEMNLNKVGTAAQQAGEALTSIDATVQELSARVGYDTLPRVNSLSDDVRSAARSIDRAADTFSTNPRSVLFGATPAAPGPGEPGFSWPAANAAK; this comes from the coding sequence ATGGAAAACAAATCACATGCGTTCTGGGCCGGGCTCTTCACCGTGGCGCTGACGCTTACGATTGCTGTGGTGGCCTTCCTGTTCAACGTCGACCGGTCGGTGCGCGAACCGTACGACCTGATTGCGCGGACCAGTGTGACCGGGCTTTACGCCGATGCCGCCGTGCGCTTTCGCGGGCTGGATGTCGGCAGGGTGCAGTCGATCAAGTTCGATCGCGATCATCCGGGCCAGATCGTGATCCGGATCATGGTCGACCAGCACGCGCCGATTACGCATTCGACCTTCGGGACTCTTGCGTTGCAAGGCGTGACCGGTCTCGCGTTCGTCCAGCTCGACGACACGGGCAAAGATCTGTCGCCATTGTCGACGTCGGCGAAACAGGTCGCGCAGTTGCCGATGCGTCCGGGCCTGTTCGACCAGTTGCAGCTGCGCGGCGACATCCTGCTGCGCAAGCTCGAAAGGGTCGCCGACGACGTTCACGACATGTTGTCCCCCGAGATGCACGCCCAGTTGCAGGCGACGATCACGAGCCTTCAGCATGCCGCCGATGGCGTCGCCACGCTTTCGCAGCAGATGGGGCCGGCCGCCGGCAAGCTGCCGGCCACGCTGAACCAGCTGGACCACATGCTTGCGTCGACGAACCAGATGATCACCAACCTGAACCGGCCGAACGGTCCGTTCGAGATGAACCTGAACAAGGTGGGCACGGCCGCGCAACAGGCCGGCGAGGCTTTGACGTCAATCGACGCAACAGTGCAGGAGCTGTCGGCGCGCGTGGGTTACGACACGCTGCCGCGCGTCAATTCGCTTTCCGACGACGTGCGCAGCGCCGCGCGCTCGATCGATCGTGCCGCCGATACGTTCAGCACCAACCCGCGTAGCGTGCTGTTCGGCGCTACGCCCGCCGCCCCGGGACCGGGCGAGCCAGGTTTTTCATGGCCCGCTGCCAACGCGGCAAAATGA
- a CDS encoding ATP-binding cassette domain-containing protein, whose amino-acid sequence MTAPLAPAVRGHPMPEIAEPVIEVRELTKRYGRTIIHQHLNFEVRRGEIVSVVGGSGSGKTTLVRQILGLERQSAGTIKLFGEDTSTMSPENARLLRSRSGMLFQRGALFSSLSVFDNVAQPLRELGKVPEDLLRDIVMLKLEMVGLPCRHASKMPAALSGGMVKRVGIARAIALEPELLFLDEPTAGLDPQASDEFVELISTLHRALGLTVVMVTHDLDTMIALSTRVAVLAERKVLVAAPVEEVAGVDDPFIREYFLGLRGRRALQALPPERRAKLPPAALEPASADVPL is encoded by the coding sequence ATGACAGCGCCGCTCGCCCCGGCCGTGCGCGGCCATCCGATGCCCGAGATCGCCGAGCCGGTGATCGAGGTGCGCGAGCTCACCAAGCGCTATGGACGCACGATCATCCATCAGCACCTGAACTTCGAGGTGCGGCGCGGGGAGATCGTGTCGGTTGTGGGCGGCTCGGGTTCGGGCAAGACGACGCTGGTGCGGCAGATTCTCGGGCTCGAGCGTCAGAGCGCGGGCACCATCAAGCTGTTCGGCGAGGATACGTCGACGATGTCGCCGGAGAACGCGCGCCTGCTGCGCAGCCGTTCGGGGATGCTGTTTCAGCGTGGCGCGCTGTTCTCGTCGCTGTCGGTGTTCGACAACGTCGCGCAGCCGCTCCGCGAACTGGGCAAGGTGCCGGAGGACCTGCTGCGCGACATCGTGATGCTGAAGCTGGAAATGGTGGGGCTGCCGTGCAGGCATGCGTCGAAGATGCCGGCGGCGCTGTCGGGTGGGATGGTCAAGCGGGTGGGCATTGCGCGGGCGATTGCGCTGGAGCCGGAGCTGCTGTTTCTCGACGAACCGACGGCGGGGCTCGATCCGCAGGCGTCGGACGAGTTCGTCGAGCTGATCAGCACGCTGCACCGGGCGCTGGGGCTCACGGTCGTGATGGTGACGCACGACCTGGATACGATGATCGCGCTGTCCACGCGGGTGGCGGTGCTGGCCGAGCGCAAGGTGCTGGTGGCCGCCCCGGTCGAGGAAGTGGCGGGTGTGGATGATCCGTTCATCCGCGAGTATTTCCTCGGCCTGCGTGGCCGCCGCGCCTTGCAGGCGCTGCCGCCGGAGCGCCGCGCGAAGCTGCCGCCGGCGGCGCTCGAACCGGCATCGGCCGACGTGCCGCTGTGA
- a CDS encoding ABC transporter permease, translating to MNHDTPPGLEVAAGSQGKVVRLSGQWTALALARDKARRGGAVLKLGALASEKVSQWDLSHVARMDHVGGQALWRVWGRRMPAELVALNDTQREIFERIALLDAARDNPEPVLRIDPFTRLGLTIFSFFEHLYGGIAMFGRVVIDLLLVARNPKVTPWTEISANVYNAGARAMPITALVGFLIGIVLSYLSAQQLRQFGANQFIVNLLGLAIIRELGPVLAAILVAGRSGSAITAQIGVMRVTEELDAMRVMGIPHGLRLILPRVLALAIAMPLLVMWTNIIALTGGAVAAKIVLGIDMSFFARALPGVVPIANLWFGLGKGVAFGMLIAIVGCHFGFRIKANSQSLGEGTTASVVTSITVVILADAVFAILFQRVGI from the coding sequence TTGAACCACGATACTCCGCCCGGCCTCGAAGTCGCGGCTGGCAGCCAGGGAAAGGTCGTCCGTCTATCCGGTCAGTGGACGGCGCTCGCGCTCGCGCGTGACAAGGCGCGTCGCGGCGGTGCGGTGCTCAAGCTGGGCGCGCTCGCCAGCGAGAAGGTCAGCCAGTGGGACCTGTCGCACGTGGCCCGGATGGATCACGTCGGCGGCCAGGCGCTATGGCGCGTCTGGGGCCGCCGGATGCCGGCCGAGCTGGTCGCGCTCAACGACACGCAGCGCGAGATCTTCGAGCGCATCGCGCTGCTCGACGCGGCGCGCGACAACCCGGAGCCGGTGCTGCGCATCGATCCGTTCACGCGTCTCGGCCTGACGATCTTCTCCTTCTTCGAGCACCTGTACGGCGGCATCGCGATGTTCGGCCGCGTCGTGATCGATCTGCTCCTGGTGGCGCGCAACCCGAAAGTCACCCCGTGGACCGAGATCTCGGCGAACGTCTACAACGCGGGAGCCCGGGCCATGCCGATCACCGCGCTGGTCGGTTTCCTGATCGGCATCGTGCTGAGCTACCTGTCGGCGCAGCAGCTGCGGCAGTTCGGCGCGAACCAGTTCATCGTCAACCTGCTGGGGCTCGCGATCATCCGCGAGCTCGGGCCGGTGCTCGCGGCGATCCTGGTGGCGGGGCGCTCGGGCTCGGCGATCACCGCGCAGATCGGCGTGATGCGCGTCACCGAGGAGCTCGACGCGATGCGCGTGATGGGCATCCCGCACGGTCTGCGGCTGATCCTGCCGCGCGTGCTGGCGCTGGCGATTGCGATGCCGCTGCTCGTGATGTGGACCAACATCATCGCGCTGACGGGCGGCGCGGTGGCCGCGAAGATCGTGCTGGGCATCGACATGTCGTTTTTCGCGCGGGCGCTGCCGGGCGTGGTGCCGATCGCGAACCTGTGGTTCGGGCTCGGCAAGGGCGTGGCGTTCGGCATGCTGATCGCGATCGTCGGCTGTCACTTCGGGTTTCGCATCAAGGCCAATTCGCAGAGCCTGGGTGAAGGCACGACGGCGTCGGTGGTGACGTCGATCACGGTCGTGATTCTCGCGGACGCGGTGTTCGCGATTCTCTTCCAGCGCGTGGGGATCTGA